In Spirobacillus cienkowskii, a genomic segment contains:
- the mfd gene encoding transcription-repair coupling factor produces MTLFSVESSLIELIASLIENPSLNRIIVTPNESEAQEYEKFIREATANYLTHKDILYIPGFFQAGVFRFESAKKIIAKRIEAAYCIHSHFPRIIICSISGLTRNFPQAQWVDNHKFQIKVGDSIDPDLLVEQLLQRVYLQVQRVEDIGEFAIRGSIVDFWTPGEKTPTRIEIFDDAVDKIRSFRITDQRSFQTLNEVTILPSREFVWPYPSELEKSIEKLNASILSQKVMGVGRANLLEDLRANVTFPGIDDIFYMFTFDQISSFNEYIFDLANKKSKKLLFSFACEADAFIKPLLEIEKIYENSLINATGKNYPVGKIETVFPKISKTKDYFNENNLISSRFFIPDHIISILKPFEKQKMSNRIEKLNYLINNNVINNILILSNSNDSFIEFAGISSKYFNIDNNNLNFEEPPKLNIKDILSPITKYPNISEKIQFCILNAKEYFYLPFSNTLAVSENWIRGIANVESFETFENNENKNSSKENSEAFLSAQYADFIEGDLVVHVQHGIARFRGLMTIKIHDITGDFLVLEYAENDKIYVPVHKLNLVQKYIGSSDNTSLDTLKNSSWEKRKTKAKQDVEKLAKELMEHQAKRAMTLGHAFSKIDEEYIAFEDAFPFDETPDQLKAIKEIMIDMGEPKAMDRLLCGDVGFGKTEVAMRAAYRCILDGKQVAWLVPTTVLAHQHFRSLQERFAEFPANISILDRSVTSSSKHLEKLKKGEIDVLIGTHRILSKDIEFRDLGLLIVDEEQRFGVLQKEKIKSMSYGVDVLTMTATPIPRTLQMAMVGLRELSLLTTPPKSRLATKTFVCPFEETTIKESIQFELHRGGQVFYVHNRVEELNTVFSYLQNLLPQAKICIAHGKMTQKDLEKTIIDFLDGKYQVLLCTTIIESGIDMPNVNTIIVQNADHFGLAQLYQLRGRVGRRSTRGYAYFLTSQNSKEDQEGIKRLEILKEHQELGSGFVIASHDMEMRGSGNILGDEQSGKVSDVGLETYLQMLDDAIKNLGGNKVTTNTDVEIQIPFIAHIPENYIVNSKERLKTYRRFFGARNETLLQNLITECEDRFGTLPVEVKNLAELVRIRRWLITLGATSLIVSEDSTELRLGKGILQPDSYDEASEILVKRILDVCNRKVKGMRISPEGKLIFAIRKQHFNKDQAASISELKRVLSLLVGETYEEKN; encoded by the coding sequence ATGACATTATTTTCTGTTGAGTCGAGTTTGATTGAATTAATTGCTTCTCTCATTGAAAACCCATCACTTAACAGAATTATTGTCACACCAAATGAATCAGAAGCACAAGAGTATGAAAAATTTATAAGAGAAGCAACTGCAAATTATTTAACTCATAAAGATATTTTATATATTCCTGGTTTTTTTCAGGCGGGTGTGTTTCGCTTTGAATCTGCAAAAAAAATTATCGCAAAAAGAATTGAAGCTGCATATTGTATTCACTCCCATTTTCCACGAATTATTATCTGTAGCATTAGCGGATTAACAAGAAATTTTCCGCAAGCTCAATGGGTTGATAATCATAAATTTCAAATTAAAGTTGGCGATTCCATAGATCCTGACTTATTGGTGGAACAATTGTTGCAACGTGTTTATTTACAAGTGCAGCGAGTTGAAGACATTGGTGAATTTGCAATTAGAGGATCTATTGTTGATTTTTGGACACCAGGAGAAAAAACTCCAACACGCATAGAAATTTTTGATGATGCAGTCGATAAAATTCGTTCTTTTCGCATAACTGATCAGAGATCATTTCAAACATTAAACGAAGTGACTATTTTACCGTCAAGAGAATTTGTTTGGCCGTATCCCAGTGAACTAGAAAAATCAATTGAGAAATTAAATGCGTCGATATTAAGTCAAAAAGTAATGGGAGTTGGACGTGCTAATTTGTTAGAAGACTTAAGAGCTAACGTAACATTTCCTGGCATAGATGATATATTTTACATGTTTACTTTTGATCAAATATCCTCTTTTAACGAATACATTTTTGATCTTGCAAATAAGAAAAGTAAAAAGTTGTTATTTTCTTTTGCTTGCGAAGCAGATGCTTTTATTAAGCCGCTTCTAGAAATTGAAAAAATTTATGAAAACTCTTTAATTAATGCTACTGGAAAAAATTATCCCGTAGGTAAAATAGAGACTGTTTTTCCTAAAATCAGTAAAACCAAAGATTATTTTAATGAAAATAATTTAATCTCATCTCGATTTTTTATTCCTGATCATATTATTTCAATTTTAAAGCCATTTGAAAAACAAAAAATGTCTAATAGAATTGAAAAATTAAATTATTTGATAAATAATAATGTAATTAATAATATTTTAATTCTATCTAACTCAAATGATAGCTTTATTGAATTTGCAGGAATTAGTTCTAAATATTTTAATATTGACAATAATAATTTAAATTTTGAAGAACCACCAAAACTTAATATTAAAGACATTTTATCACCAATCACAAAATACCCAAATATTTCCGAAAAAATTCAATTTTGTATTTTAAACGCAAAAGAGTACTTTTACCTTCCATTTTCTAACACTCTTGCCGTTTCAGAAAATTGGATTAGAGGAATTGCAAACGTAGAATCTTTTGAAACGTTTGAAAATAACGAAAATAAAAACTCTTCTAAAGAAAACTCAGAAGCATTTTTAAGTGCTCAATACGCAGACTTTATTGAAGGTGATTTGGTTGTTCATGTGCAACATGGAATTGCTCGTTTTCGCGGACTAATGACCATTAAAATTCATGACATTACTGGCGATTTTTTAGTGCTTGAATATGCCGAAAACGATAAAATTTATGTTCCAGTTCACAAACTCAATCTTGTACAAAAATATATTGGCAGTTCCGATAACACTTCGTTAGATACGCTCAAAAACTCTTCATGGGAAAAAAGAAAAACAAAAGCGAAACAAGACGTCGAAAAACTTGCCAAAGAATTGATGGAACATCAAGCCAAAAGAGCAATGACTTTAGGTCATGCTTTTTCTAAAATTGATGAAGAATATATTGCTTTTGAAGACGCATTTCCTTTTGACGAAACTCCTGATCAGCTTAAAGCGATTAAAGAAATTATGATCGATATGGGAGAACCTAAAGCAATGGATCGCCTTCTTTGCGGTGATGTTGGCTTTGGAAAAACAGAAGTCGCAATGCGCGCTGCTTATCGATGCATCTTAGATGGCAAACAAGTTGCTTGGTTAGTGCCTACTACAGTTTTGGCTCATCAACACTTTCGCTCTCTCCAAGAACGTTTTGCAGAATTTCCTGCTAATATCTCAATACTCGATAGATCTGTGACATCGTCTTCAAAGCACCTCGAAAAACTTAAAAAAGGTGAAATCGATGTTTTAATTGGCACTCATCGTATACTTTCTAAAGACATTGAATTTCGTGATTTAGGTTTACTTATCGTTGATGAAGAACAACGGTTTGGCGTGCTTCAAAAAGAAAAAATTAAGTCTATGTCTTATGGGGTTGATGTTTTAACAATGACTGCCACACCAATTCCTAGAACCTTACAAATGGCAATGGTTGGCTTAAGAGAATTGAGTTTACTGACCACACCTCCAAAATCTCGACTTGCAACAAAAACATTTGTCTGCCCATTTGAAGAAACAACAATTAAAGAAAGCATTCAATTTGAACTCCATCGAGGTGGTCAAGTATTTTATGTCCACAACCGTGTCGAAGAATTAAATACCGTATTTTCATATTTACAAAACCTTCTACCACAAGCTAAAATTTGTATTGCCCATGGGAAAATGACACAAAAAGACTTAGAAAAAACGATTATTGATTTTTTAGATGGAAAATATCAGGTTTTACTATGTACCACCATCATTGAATCTGGAATTGATATGCCAAACGTTAATACAATTATTGTTCAAAATGCAGATCATTTTGGTTTAGCACAACTGTATCAGCTTCGCGGCAGAGTTGGTAGACGCTCAACGCGTGGCTATGCCTACTTTTTAACTTCACAAAACTCAAAAGAAGATCAAGAAGGCATAAAGCGTTTAGAAATATTAAAAGAACATCAAGAGCTGGGCAGCGGCTTTGTGATTGCTAGTCACGACATGGAAATGCGAGGTTCTGGAAATATTTTAGGAGATGAGCAAAGCGGCAAAGTTTCTGATGTGGGTCTAGAAACATATTTACAAATGCTCGATGACGCAATTAAAAATTTAGGAGGAAATAAGGTTACAACAAATACTGATGTAGAAATTCAAATTCCTTTTATTGCACATATACCAGAAAATTACATTGTAAATTCTAAAGAACGTTTAAAAACATACCGTCGTTTTTTTGGTGCCCGCAACGAGACCTTATTGCAAAACCTCATTACAGAATGCGAAGATCGATTTGGTACACTTCCTGTTGAAGTAAAAAATCTGGCAGAACTCGTTCGAATTAGAAGGTGGTTAATTACACTTGGCGCAACTTCGCTGATTGTGAGCGAAGACAGTACGGAACTGCGATTAGGCAAAGGTATTTTACAACCAGATTCTTATGATGAAGCAAGCGAAATACTCGTAAAGAGAATTTTAGATGTTTGTAATCGTAAAGTTAAAGGAATGAGAATATCACCAGAAGGTAAGCTGATTTTTGCAATTAGAAAACAACACTTTAACAAGGATCAAGCAGCATCTATTTCTGAACTTAAAAGAGTTTTGAGTCTCCTTGTTGGAGAAACGTATGAGGAAAAAAATTAA
- a CDS encoding TIGR00282 family metallophosphoesterase produces the protein MQNKIAFQYFKDDLFYSNLQNLLKPKHQSIKILMIGDVLGRGGRKITKTILPQLKRTAQIDFVTMNAENLAGGFGITLKIYEEMKLAGVDVFTMGNHWKDKAEVHVIRKNNNDLVLPQNLNGLSDVETVPSFYISDRNKSISVINLMGNFAMKEEYKDPFLILQKEKENFIDKVKSGSHIVIADIHAEASSEKQAIAWYYDGILAAQIGTHTHTPTSDERLTNKGTAFITDVGMTGAYDSVIGMNKERVISRYINPSLRLPYEVADKELWFCAFLVEVCPSLNTSIACHRLQCRNLDEKHWMVSSILKV, from the coding sequence TTGCAAAATAAAATTGCCTTTCAGTATTTTAAAGACGATCTTTTTTATTCCAACTTACAAAATCTTTTGAAGCCAAAACACCAAAGCATTAAAATTTTAATGATTGGTGATGTGTTAGGAAGAGGTGGAAGAAAAATTACCAAAACAATTTTGCCGCAACTTAAAAGAACTGCACAAATAGATTTTGTAACTATGAACGCAGAAAATTTAGCAGGTGGATTTGGAATTACATTAAAAATTTACGAAGAAATGAAGTTGGCAGGTGTTGATGTTTTTACAATGGGAAACCATTGGAAAGACAAAGCAGAAGTGCATGTTATTCGTAAAAATAATAATGATTTGGTTTTGCCGCAAAATTTAAATGGACTCAGCGATGTAGAAACTGTTCCCTCTTTTTATATTTCTGACCGTAATAAAAGTATTAGTGTTATTAATTTAATGGGCAATTTTGCTATGAAAGAAGAATACAAAGATCCTTTTTTAATTTTGCAAAAAGAAAAAGAAAATTTTATTGATAAGGTAAAGTCGGGTTCGCATATTGTGATTGCAGATATTCATGCTGAAGCGAGTTCAGAAAAACAGGCTATTGCTTGGTATTATGATGGAATATTGGCTGCTCAAATAGGAACTCATACCCATACTCCCACATCTGATGAACGCTTAACCAATAAAGGAACGGCATTTATTACAGATGTTGGTATGACAGGAGCATACGATAGTGTTATTGGAATGAATAAGGAACGAGTCATTTCAAGATATATTAATCCTAGCTTACGTTTGCCTTACGAAGTTGCTGACAAAGAACTTTGGTTTTGTGCTTTTTTAGTAGAAGTTTGTCCATCATTAAACACGTCTATTGCATGCCATCGGTTACAATGCCGAAACCTTGATGAGAAACACTGGATGGTGTCAAGTATTCTAAAAGTTTGA
- a CDS encoding AAA family ATPase, whose translation MSDFEKATHAAKMLVEHLEQKIFGQDDVIELAVISVICNEHALLTGAPGVAKTTLVRNLASSLGCNYKRIQFTPDLTPFDILGGETIQFDQKDPNLKKLAFVPGPIFSPFILADEINRASPRTQSALLEAMQERQVSLGGVTRQLPFPFLVFATQNPIENEGTFPLPEAQLDRFLLNIEMPYPDFEAEVKVAVLSKNRTDLTAQPEAQWVLNARAVVEKILISEELLHGIVRIVRNTRPQDSKLSVAKEYLEFGASPRATQALLIASKALALIRGRHEVIFEDVSEVAPAVLRHRCIQNFRSLSEKRTTTSIVNQIIQETIL comes from the coding sequence ATGAGTGATTTTGAAAAAGCGACTCATGCTGCAAAAATGCTTGTTGAGCATTTGGAGCAAAAAATTTTTGGTCAAGATGATGTGATTGAGTTGGCTGTAATTTCTGTAATTTGCAATGAGCATGCGTTGCTCACAGGGGCTCCAGGCGTTGCTAAAACAACTTTGGTGCGAAACCTAGCATCATCACTCGGTTGTAACTATAAGCGGATTCAGTTTACTCCAGACCTCACACCTTTTGATATTTTGGGTGGTGAAACCATACAATTTGATCAAAAAGATCCAAATTTAAAAAAACTCGCATTTGTTCCTGGACCAATTTTTTCACCTTTTATTTTAGCAGACGAAATAAATAGAGCCTCGCCAAGAACACAATCGGCGTTATTAGAAGCGATGCAAGAACGTCAAGTGAGTTTGGGAGGAGTGACGAGGCAATTGCCATTTCCATTTTTAGTATTTGCAACACAAAACCCTATTGAAAACGAGGGCACATTTCCTTTGCCTGAAGCACAGCTTGATAGATTTTTGCTAAATATTGAGATGCCTTATCCAGACTTTGAGGCTGAAGTGAAAGTTGCAGTATTATCAAAAAATCGCACGGATCTTACTGCGCAGCCAGAGGCTCAGTGGGTGCTAAATGCTCGAGCTGTGGTCGAAAAAATTTTAATTTCAGAAGAATTATTGCATGGAATTGTGCGGATTGTTCGCAATACCCGTCCTCAAGACTCTAAACTCTCTGTTGCCAAAGAATACTTGGAGTTTGGTGCAAGTCCTAGAGCAACTCAGGCATTATTAATTGCGAGTAAAGCATTAGCATTAATTCGTGGGCGTCATGAAGTGATATTTGAAGATGTCAGTGAGGTTGCGCCAGCAGTACTTAGGCACCGTTGTATTCAAAATTTTCGTTCTTTGTCTGAAAAAAGAACAACAACCAGTATTGTAAATCAAATTATTCAAGAAACAATTTTATAA
- a CDS encoding ABC transporter substrate-binding protein translates to MLDSETIVFYCESKVAPLWSYAAPANCRGSFNPAVLGLLFYIDKNAELKPSAIDKYSWDFKHQHYKLILKDNLYFQNGRKVTAKDFEFSILRFFFTKEANIASTFMSNLLGTEKIQRGQPYQSGVIEGIQILDDKTIILKPAKYNPNFLYTFALADYALVPQEELQNDLLTWKTWPIGSGPYKVKSFDAKTGIYHLKLDKEKEYPNAPKKILFESNYIYEPDLTLKDKEAAVSKKYKKETMFASFYIRLLNFNFSSSLGKDLDFRKAVSFALSQSKISKATVPKTQPLYETIPIGGIGRINVGELHNINEAKKLFKKVLGENYNNTIFKVPYTPDIYLGEEYLNIIKDQLSLAGFKVEFVKTTNLWNPFNNEFKDSPMYLCSQGADFIDPLVSFSKYRKGGPAADRYPSDPELGALIEETKDSNNRNLLNERLKLISNYFHEYKIVIPLFNVPTTAYYKANKIKNVGDQFGGATFYLFHVELNKKQKIN, encoded by the coding sequence ATGTTAGATAGCGAAACAATTGTATTTTATTGTGAAAGTAAAGTAGCTCCGCTTTGGAGTTATGCTGCTCCAGCTAACTGCAGAGGAAGTTTCAATCCAGCAGTTCTTGGTCTTTTATTTTACATTGATAAAAATGCAGAATTAAAACCATCAGCAATAGATAAATATAGTTGGGATTTTAAACATCAACATTATAAATTAATATTAAAAGATAACTTATATTTTCAGAACGGGAGAAAGGTAACTGCAAAAGATTTTGAATTTAGCATTTTAAGATTTTTTTTTACTAAAGAAGCTAATATTGCTTCAACTTTTATGTCTAATCTTTTAGGAACAGAAAAAATACAGCGAGGCCAACCTTATCAATCGGGTGTTATTGAGGGTATACAAATATTAGACGATAAAACAATAATTTTAAAACCTGCTAAGTATAATCCAAACTTTCTTTATACTTTTGCACTGGCAGATTATGCGCTGGTTCCGCAAGAAGAATTACAAAATGATTTGTTAACATGGAAAACATGGCCAATTGGAAGCGGGCCTTATAAAGTTAAAAGTTTTGATGCTAAAACAGGAATTTATCATTTAAAATTAGATAAAGAAAAAGAATATCCGAATGCTCCTAAAAAAATATTATTTGAAAGTAATTATATTTATGAACCAGATTTGACTTTAAAAGATAAAGAAGCCGCAGTGAGTAAAAAATATAAAAAAGAAACAATGTTTGCTTCGTTTTATATTAGGCTTTTAAATTTTAATTTTTCTTCTAGTTTAGGAAAAGATCTAGATTTTAGAAAAGCTGTTTCTTTTGCATTATCGCAATCTAAAATTTCTAAAGCAACAGTTCCTAAAACACAACCTTTATATGAAACTATTCCTATAGGTGGAATTGGGAGAATTAATGTAGGAGAACTGCATAATATAAATGAAGCTAAAAAATTATTTAAAAAAGTTTTAGGAGAAAATTATAATAATACAATATTTAAAGTTCCATATACTCCAGATATTTATTTAGGTGAGGAGTATTTAAATATAATAAAAGATCAGTTAAGTTTGGCTGGATTTAAAGTAGAATTTGTTAAAACTACAAATTTGTGGAATCCATTTAATAATGAATTTAAAGATTCTCCAATGTATTTGTGTTCCCAAGGAGCAGATTTTATTGATCCGCTTGTTTCGTTTTCTAAGTACCGAAAAGGTGGTCCAGCTGCCGACAGATACCCCTCTGATCCTGAGTTAGGTGCTTTAATTGAAGAAACAAAAGATTCAAATAATAGAAATTTATTAAACGAAAGATTAAAGTTAATTTCAAATTATTTTCATGAATATAAAATAGTTATTCCATTATTTAATGTGCCTACTACAGCATATTATAAAGCTAATAAAATAAAAAATGTTGGTGATCAATTTGGTGGTGCAACATTTTATTTATTTCATGTTGAATTAAATAAAAAGCAAAAAATAAACTAG
- a CDS encoding NAD(P)H-dependent glycerol-3-phosphate dehydrogenase yields the protein MTSTPKEKILIIGSGAFGTAIATCIHSSSNPVTILSRNNNNFASLQKHNTLKNCEMETFENFKSSFSDYSLIILAIPCQSIRSVNEWMIEHTKKQTSKKKKFLNKIKIISAAKGIEQNTLLLPSQILQNFWQNSASIGALSGPSFATEMLEGKPTCVVVASQCQELLSITSKILHKPYFRVYDSKDVIGIEIAGALKNVIAMVAGAVDGLNLGSNARAAVMTRGLAEIVRIGTKLGADPITFLGLSGVGDLILTCTGNLSRNRQFGFRISQGENSESIMKSMNQVIEGYTTANSAYSLCKKYDIEASIIKTAYSVLYEKKPIQDAVTDLIARQQKSEFK from the coding sequence ATGACCTCAACACCAAAAGAAAAAATTTTAATTATAGGATCTGGAGCTTTTGGAACTGCTATTGCAACATGCATTCATAGCTCTAGTAATCCTGTTACAATTCTTTCAAGAAACAACAACAACTTTGCATCCTTACAAAAACATAATACGCTGAAAAATTGTGAAATGGAAACATTTGAAAATTTTAAATCAAGCTTTAGTGATTATAGTCTTATTATTCTTGCTATACCATGTCAAAGTATCAGAAGTGTGAACGAATGGATGATTGAACACACAAAAAAACAGACTTCTAAAAAGAAAAAATTTTTAAATAAAATAAAAATTATTTCCGCCGCAAAAGGGATTGAACAAAATACACTATTGCTACCATCGCAAATTTTACAAAATTTTTGGCAAAATTCTGCAAGCATAGGAGCATTAAGTGGTCCTAGTTTTGCTACAGAAATGCTCGAAGGAAAACCAACGTGCGTTGTTGTCGCTTCTCAATGCCAAGAACTGCTTTCTATTACTTCAAAAATATTACACAAACCTTATTTTAGAGTTTATGATTCTAAAGATGTTATTGGTATTGAAATAGCTGGCGCACTTAAAAACGTGATTGCAATGGTCGCCGGTGCTGTCGATGGCCTTAATTTAGGAAGCAATGCAAGAGCGGCTGTTATGACTCGAGGACTTGCAGAAATTGTTCGTATTGGCACAAAACTAGGCGCAGATCCCATTACATTTCTTGGATTAAGTGGGGTTGGCGATTTGATTTTAACCTGTACAGGAAATCTTTCTAGAAATCGTCAATTTGGTTTTAGAATATCTCAAGGAGAAAATAGCGAATCCATAATGAAATCAATGAACCAAGTGATTGAAGGCTATACAACTGCAAATAGCGCATATTCATTATGTAAAAAATATGATATTGAAGCATCAATAATCAAAACAGCGTATAGTGTATTGTATGAAAAAAAGCCCATCCAAGATGCAGTTACAGACTTAATTGCAAGACAGCAAAAAAGCGAATTTAAATAA
- a CDS encoding HAD family hydrolase: MNIKTEQEEQKYALFLDASGTLLGSSSFNALGVQLLPDTSHILNAVKQRKINNHNLKTGVITSWGNRINPMLKALKIDTFFDVVVSADSIMKTKPNPEVFLYACNKVGVLPQYAIHVGDSLYDDALGAQSAGLNGIWVRRGHVSFAEADQLKHPVFENLNDVLEYISQKIIL, encoded by the coding sequence ATGAATATTAAAACAGAACAAGAAGAGCAAAAATATGCGTTATTTTTAGACGCCTCAGGCACTTTATTAGGTAGTTCTTCGTTTAATGCGCTTGGTGTCCAATTGCTTCCAGATACGTCTCATATTTTGAATGCAGTAAAACAGAGAAAAATCAATAATCATAATTTAAAAACAGGCGTGATTACAAGTTGGGGAAATCGAATAAACCCTATGCTTAAGGCATTAAAAATTGATACGTTTTTTGATGTTGTGGTCAGTGCAGATTCTATTATGAAAACCAAACCAAATCCTGAAGTTTTTCTTTATGCATGCAATAAGGTAGGGGTCTTACCGCAGTATGCAATTCATGTAGGAGATTCTTTATATGACGACGCCTTAGGTGCACAGTCTGCAGGATTGAATGGAATCTGGGTAAGAAGAGGTCATGTTTCTTTTGCAGAAGCAGATCAGTTAAAACATCCTGTGTTCGAAAATTTAAATGATGTGTTAGAATATATATCGCAAAAAATTATTCTCTAA
- the rny gene encoding ribonuclease Y produces MSTIQVFWSYFKMGAWEYVLIIAIGVAVAALAFLAVHTMNMRALAQELKIKHAEAEKRLSEARQQAEELVKKALREAKEVAINEGRDFERIQREKNLEIKKIEARIQKREETIEKKAQSLDVKEKELKQKLENLELEQHKVQSTLKKAEETLEESKSKLETVARLSQDEAREQLKKAIEVEVRKTASAEIRLAEDEAHKVAEERARNIIATSIQRIANEFVTDATVSVISLPTDDMKGRIIGREGRNIRTIEQATGVDLIIDDTPEAVIISCFNPVRREIAKTAIERLVADGRIHPARIEEVVQKTRAEFDQMIREAGERSSFDCGITGLHPEVIQALGKLKYMTTGGQSVLQHSIETAQIAGILASELELNVRMAKRAALLHDIGKSLDEETEGHHAHVGAMFLQKYGEAPEVVEAALKHHHENLHGSSLITVVVQTANTLSNFRPGARKEFLEKAIDRLKDMETTVEKFDGVEQAYVIKSGREVRAMVSPTVMDDEAVTLLAKTVAKKLRGDLHQSTNIKVTMVREQRATYLAK; encoded by the coding sequence ATGTCAACAATACAAGTTTTTTGGAGTTATTTTAAAATGGGTGCTTGGGAATATGTTTTGATCATAGCTATTGGAGTGGCTGTGGCAGCTCTTGCGTTTTTAGCTGTGCATACGATGAATATGCGCGCGCTAGCTCAAGAATTAAAGATTAAACATGCAGAAGCTGAAAAAAGGCTTTCAGAAGCCAGGCAGCAAGCAGAAGAATTGGTTAAAAAGGCATTACGAGAGGCAAAGGAGGTTGCAATCAATGAAGGTCGGGACTTTGAACGCATTCAGAGAGAAAAAAATTTAGAAATAAAAAAGATCGAAGCCCGAATTCAAAAGCGCGAAGAAACAATCGAAAAAAAAGCACAATCACTTGATGTAAAAGAAAAAGAGCTTAAACAAAAGCTTGAAAATCTTGAGCTAGAACAACACAAAGTCCAAAGTACTTTAAAAAAAGCAGAAGAAACCCTTGAAGAAAGTAAGTCTAAATTAGAAACAGTTGCAAGACTCTCGCAAGACGAAGCACGCGAGCAACTTAAAAAAGCAATTGAGGTTGAAGTGCGTAAAACAGCGAGTGCTGAAATTAGACTTGCTGAAGATGAAGCACATAAGGTCGCCGAGGAGCGTGCACGCAATATTATTGCAACATCCATTCAACGTATCGCAAATGAGTTTGTGACTGATGCCACTGTCTCGGTAATTAGCTTGCCTACAGATGATATGAAGGGGCGGATAATTGGTCGGGAAGGGCGCAATATTCGTACAATAGAACAAGCGACCGGAGTTGATTTGATTATTGATGATACCCCAGAAGCAGTTATTATTTCGTGTTTCAATCCTGTTCGAAGAGAAATAGCCAAAACGGCAATAGAACGTTTGGTTGCAGATGGTCGCATTCATCCTGCCCGTATTGAAGAAGTTGTGCAAAAAACTCGTGCAGAATTTGATCAAATGATCCGTGAAGCAGGAGAACGTTCTTCGTTTGACTGCGGCATTACCGGATTGCATCCAGAGGTAATACAGGCATTAGGAAAGTTAAAGTACATGACAACGGGAGGGCAGTCGGTATTGCAGCATTCTATTGAGACAGCGCAAATTGCCGGTATTCTTGCTTCTGAACTAGAGCTCAATGTGCGTATGGCTAAAAGGGCGGCTTTACTTCACGACATTGGCAAAAGTCTTGATGAAGAAACTGAAGGTCACCACGCTCATGTTGGCGCGATGTTTTTGCAAAAATATGGTGAAGCTCCAGAAGTTGTAGAGGCTGCTTTAAAACATCATCATGAAAATTTGCATGGTTCGAGCTTAATTACTGTTGTGGTTCAAACCGCCAACACATTAAGTAATTTTAGACCTGGTGCTCGTAAAGAATTTTTAGAAAAGGCAATTGATAGACTTAAAGATATGGAAACAACCGTAGAAAAGTTTGATGGAGTCGAGCAAGCTTATGTTATTAAATCTGGTAGAGAGGTGAGAGCTATGGTATCACCAACAGTTATGGATGACGAAGCGGTCACGCTTTTAGCAAAAACAGTTGCCAAAAAGCTTCGCGGGGATCTGCATCAATCGACTAATATTAAAGTTACTATGGTACGAGAACAGAGAGCGACTTATCTTGCAAAATAA